The sequence GCTTTTATATGTAAAATTAGAAAAATATCATTTAAAATCTCGTAGTTTTTTAATGAAGTAACAAGATTTTGAAAATAGCTATAAGGTTTTGTATAACTTTCATATTCAAACTTTTTAAAATCTTCCTTGTATTTTTCTTCTTCAAGCTTGACTTTCTTTTCTTCTTCTGAAAGTTGTTTAAAAGTTTCTAATTTTTTATCTTCTTTTTTCTTTTTATCAGCTATTTCCTTTTTTAAAGCTTTAAATTCTTCTAACTTTTTCTTATATTCACTATTTTTAAGTTCTTCTATTTCTTTACTTTTCTCTTTTAAGCTACAGTATTCTTGCAATAATTCTTCATTATGAACTTGAATAGTGATTCTGTCTTTAAAGCTATTTCCTTGACTTTTTTTAGCCGATGCAACCTTAACAAATGCTCCTGAAAATGTGTCAGGATCTACTACTTTTACTAAATTTCCTCTATCATCTAAAGCAGAATTTAAAAAACAATAATCAGTGTAAACTCTTTTTGATAGGGAAGTAAATTTCCCTTGTATACTTATATCCATAGAATGATATTCAGTATATTCACAAATATTATGTAATGCTCCTATAATTGTTGAAGGGATAGGTAAAGGATAAGTCATTTTATTATCAACTGTCCCTGCTTTTCTATAGTTTGCAGAGCTTTGTTTTAAGATAATTCTTAAGGCTTCCATAAATTTGCCTCCTTATGCTCCATAATAATTTTTTACATCTTCAATTAAAGATTTAAAAAATTCTCTCATAGATATTGGTTGTAATTCTTTTATTATTTCTACTTCATTTGTAAAAATATCTCCTTTTAATAAGGCACAACTAAAGCCATCTTCTTTCTTTTCTTTTAGTGCTTCTCCTAAAATTAATGCTCCTTGTTCAACTCTAACTACATTTTCAAAATAGTGAGTTTTTCTTAAAGATAAACCTCCAATAGCAAAAACAGGTTCAGCATTATCTAAATTTCCTTTTACCACTAAACTTAAATTTTCAACAGCTTCTAAAAGAGATTTTACTCTCTCAAATTTTTCGTTATTATTTGCCTCTTTATTAGGAAAATTAGGATCTTTTCCTATTTTTTCTAAATCTATTGTTAAACTATATACCTTTAAAGATTTTTCATATTCATATTGATAAGGCATTAAACCAACTTCACCTGCATCTTTTTGAACATTTAAAGTTTTTCCATTTTTATCTGTATGAGTATTTGCATAATTAGTTGCTAAATATAGGTTATTATGAAAACGAGTTTCATTTATAAAACTTTCTGTTGATATCGCATCTGTTAGATAGAATGAGCTATTTCTTACATAAGTATTCTCCTTTGTATTCATATATCCACCTTCTAAAGCACGGCAGTTTGTAGCATTTAAGTTTTCATCAACTTTTTTTTGTGTAGCACCATTTGCTTCAGTTTCTAAGTCTTCATACATTCCACTTTGAACCATAATTGCATTTTTTAAACTTTCACGACTACGAATAGCATATACATTTCTATCTCTATAAATTTTTTGAACACTTGAAATATTTCCTAAGCCCTCAGAATAATTTGATGTCATATTTGCTACTACTGTGATTGTTAATGCGTTTTTTTTCATTTTTTCTCCTCCCTATTCTTTATCTTCATTTTCTTTATTTTTTTTACTTTCTAATCTGCTTTGGTCTAATTCTAAAATAAAATAATGTATTATATCTTCATTTTGAGTTTGATTTTCTATATAATCAAAAGCAAAGCTAAAATATACTCCTGAGTATACTGATAATTGAGTTAAAACATCTAAAATTCTTTTATGATTTTTAGCAACAACTGAACTTAACAATTTTTGTCTATATGATGCTAACTTATTTAAAGAATTCTCTTTTATGAATTTCTTCACAACTGCAATAGAACAAGCCTTTATAGATTTTTTTAAATTTTCATCCATTTCTTTTCCCCCATTTCTTATTATTTGATTTACTTTAATTAATTCATTAATAGCATAATTATATTTAAAAAGTTTACTTAGATTTTCCCTAGTTGTATCTATTTTTATAAAACTTTCTCTATCTTTTAATAAATATAAAATACTATTTGTTAATAAACTTAGATTTAAAACAGCAGAAAACACTTCATCAAGAAGATTAAAATAATATTTATCAGTAATTTTTATTCTGATATCCAATTTTGAAAAATCTTCAATCTCTTTTAATACTTTTATACTTTCATTTCTTAAATACCAAGTTTCAAAATATTCTTTATCCCTATTTTTATAAATTATTTCCATTCCATATTTGATATAGTCAACTTTTTTTTGTAGGATATTTAAAAATAATTTTTTTAAAGGTACAGAATTTTGATTTCCTTCTGTTTCTTCATTTTTTTTCTCTTTAATTGCTTTTTCTTGTTTAAGACTTTTTAGTCTTTCTGTTTCATTCTCCTTTTCCTCAGAAAAATATTCTCTTAATTTATAATTCATATTTTCTAATATTTCTAAATCTAAATTATCATTTAAAAATATAGTCTCAAAAGAACTTCCAGTAAAAGCAAATGGGATAAAATCAAAGATTTCATCATCAAAGTAATCTACACTACTAGAAACAAAGTTATAACCTGTTGCCTTAGACTTTCTATTAGGGTCAAAATAATAACCTTTGAGCCTACAAGGACTATTGTCTCCTTTTTCTAAAAGTCTACTTGTTTGACAATAATTATCATATAAATCCTTTTTATTTCTAAAAGTTTCTTTTATAATTGAATGTCTATTTTCATCAAGTAACTTTAATACTTCATCTTTATTTGTTCCATCAAATTTTGTTTTTGAAAATACTTTTTTTAAAACTGTGTTTGCTGACATATTTTCTTTTATGCTTTTTATAATTTCTGAGGTAAATTCTTTTGTATGCTTTAATTGATTTTCTAATTTTTTATGTGCCAATGTATCTTCTGAATATTTTGAATAAAATTTTTCAATAAAATCTAAATAATTTTCTTCATTGATATCTTCTTTATTATATAGTAAATAACTATCTGTAATTTCATCAATAGTTATTTTTTTAATTTCATATTTCTTTTCTAATTCTTTAAAGTAATAAATTAATCCTGTAATAGCTGCTGAATATTTCCAATCAGAAGCAGATATTGCAGTATCAAAACTATATTCATTTTTATCAATATCATACTTCATCTTTAATCTCACCACCTAGATATTCTAAAAGTCCAAACCCTTGTGATAGACGACTACCCATACCTGTTCTATATATTTCTTCTAATAAAATTTTAGGAGCTTTTACTTTAAATCTTCCAGTTGTCACAGGAAACTTTAAATCAAAATGTTTAACAACTATTTTTCTTCCTTCTAATAGCTCACAACTAAAATCTTTAAAAATATCTTCAGGATATCTTAATCTTTTAAACCTTTCTTTCATTAACCAATTTAAAACTTCTTCAAATCTTTCATTCCCTACTGAATAGTAGATATCTTTGTTTTCTTCTTTATTATGCTCTCTTACTACAACTCCTCCACCTATTGTAGTTTGAAAAACAGCCTCCTCCTCTTTAATAATTTTTTCTTCAATTATTCTAACATCTTTTAAAATCATATGGGTATCTTTAGGTAAAGGAAATTTTTTATTTCTTTGTGATAAAAATACATTTACCAATAAGAAACCTATATTATTTTTTTCTGAACAAGATACTAGAACTTTCATTTCAGGTCTTTTTAAATAAATTTCTTCTCCAAAATATTTGTCCAGAGGAAAAATTACAGAAAATGAATAATCTTTAATTTGAGTTCCTGTAAAAAATTCTGGATAATATTTTGAATTATGTGCTTCTGTTAAGGATTTCTTAAAAAAACTAATAATTGTTCTTTTTATCTCAACAGGAATAATCACAGTATCTAATTCAAAATTTAAAATAAACCTCATCGCTCTCCTCCTTTTTATTTATTTTTATTAACTTTTAATGTATTTCTTTAACAACTTATAATTTTTAATTCCATATATTTTAGCTACTTTATTTCTTTTAATTAATTGACACACTGTATGATATAGTGTTTTAAATTGATAATTAGGATTTATATTTTTTATAAAATAAATTATTATTAATATAGAACTGAATATTCTATCATATCTGTTTAATATATTTGAAAAATCAGTATTCATTTTAGGAATAGTTCTCAATTTTAGATGAATGATAGACATATTATGAGCACATAAATTTCTAACTAATTTTATATTGTTCACATAAGAAGTAAATTCATCAACTTTAAGATTATAAGTACGAGCAATAGATACCTTATTTTTTTGTGACATCATCTCAAAAAGATATAATGCTTCCCCAAAAGTTAATACTTCTGACAATCTCCAGATACTTAAATAAGTTTCAGTTGGATTATTTATAACAAAATCTTTAATAATAGAATTATCTGAAAATAATTTCATTTTATTCTGAATTTTCTTTTTAAACTTTGATTCTTCATTTTGAATTTCTTGTTTGGGTCTAGTCCTATCACACCAACTTGAAAAGTTTAAATAACCAAATGCTCCATATTTAACTCCTAAAAGGTATGCGATTTTATTTTTTATTGACAATTCAATTTTTTCTGAACATTTTAAAAATTCCATTCTTAAATTTTTATCAAAATAAAAATTTTGAATTACTGCTTCAAAAGAAGTATTTTGTTTATAATTTCCACTATTATCCATAAAAAATGTAGAAAACTGTTTAATTTTATAATAACTTATATGTTTTAATCTTTCAAGAGCCTTTGTTCTATTTTTAACAAGCATTCCTCTACTTATAAATCTATTTAATTGTGCTTCATAGCTTAAATGAATCTCACTATAACTCATATTAAAACCTCCAACAAAGAAAAAACCCTTGCATCGGACGTATCCGTGTCATATTGACAAGCAAGGGTATTGATCTCTTATTTATGTACTTGTATTTTAAACTATTTTATTTGCTTTGTCAATTAGAATCTTCTTTTACAAATTTTAAAAATTTAATTTTATATTAGTATAACTTTCATTTTATATCCTTTAGAAATAGTTTTATTTTAAATAAAGCTAACCATGTATTTTATATTATCATAATTTCTCTTTTTTTTCAAGCCTATATATTAATTATAAGAAGTAAGGAAATTTACCCTTAAATAAAATATATGACTTAGATTTCTTAAATTTTTCACTTCACTATATAAAATAGTAACACTCAAATTATTTTTATTTGATTTTTTATTTTAATCATAATAAAATATACTATATGTATTCTCTAAATTAGAATTTAAATTTAGACATAGTCTATTTTAAATATTTTTTAATGTCTTACCAAATTGGATTTTTTTTAATTCTTTAACTACCCTATCCATAACATAAGAGAAATTATCTTTTATAACTAATGAGGCTTCTCCATCATATTGAGTGTCCATATCATTTATAATAATTAAATTTTTCCCTCTAAAATATCTTAAATAATAAGCAGCAGGATAAACTGTCAGACTTGTCCCTGCAACTATTAGTGTATCTGCTTGTTCTAATTGATAAATAGCTTCATTGACAACAGATTGATTTAAATTTTCTCCATATAATGTAACATCTGGTCTAACTACTCCACCACATTCACATGAAAAATTTCTATCTGCTGTTTTTCCACAAGATAAACAATACCACCTCTTTAAACTTCCATGTAATTCTAAAACATTTTTATTTCCAGATACTTGGTGTAAGTCATCAATATTTTGTGTTATGACAGCTTTTAAAATACCTATTTTTTCAAGCTCTACCAAAGCCATATGTCCTTTATTTGGTTTTAAACCTTTAATATTTAATTCTTTTTCCACATATTTCATAAAAATATCTCTATGTGAATAAAAAAAATCTGAACTTAATACTTCTTCTGGTCTGTATTTATCTTTATATAGTGTTTTGTATAGTCCATCTTTTCCTCTAAAATCTTTTACACCACTATCAGTTGATGTTCCAGCTCCTCCAAAGAAAACAAGATATTTTGTATTTTTTAATATTTTAACCAATTCTAAAATTTTTTCATCTCTTTTACTATCCATAAATTTACCTCCTAATATTAAATTTATATTTTTATTTTATCAAATTTATATATATTTTTATAGTTATTTTAGCTTCATTTTATAATAAAATTTAATTTCTTTATAAAATTTTATTTGACATTTGTTTTATAGTATGTTACATTAATAAAAATAAATTTTAAGGAGGATTAAAATGTTTCTTAGTAAAACAAGGATAAGGAAAAATATTTTTACTATAAAATTGAATAACTTATCTAATTGTATGCTAAGGACTGTTTATGCCTTTGTTTTTTAGTATATTTAGTATAACTATTTTTTAATATTTTAATAATAAAGTAAGTTAACAATCAGTGTAGCATTCAATGTTATACTGATTTTTTTATTTTATAAATTTTAGGAGGTAAATATGAAGAGTAGAAAAGAAATTTTATCAGGACTTTTTGATAAATATAGGAATGAGTTAACAAATTTAAATGAATATCTTTATAATAATCCAGAACTAGGTTTGCAAGAATACAAGGCTTGTGCTGCTCATACAGACATTTTAAAAAAATATGGTTTTAAAGTTGAAAAAGGTTTTGCTAATTTTGAGACAGCTTATAAGGCAAGCTATAAAAAACAGAATGGTCCAAGGATTGCTATTCTTGCTGAATACGATGCTCTACCTAAAATCGGACATGGTTGTGGACATAATGCTTATGGAGTTACAAGCATTGCAGGTGGTATTTTAATAAAAGAATTAATTCAAAAATTAGATTTACAAGGAGAAATTTTAGTTATTGGAACACCTGCTGAGGAAACAAATGGTGCTAAGGTTGATATGGCTAAACTTGGTATCTTTAACGATATTGATGTAGCTATGTCTGTTCATCCCAGTGGTGAAGCTCATATTAGAAGTGGAAAATCACATGCAATGGAAGCTCTTCAATTTACTTTTAAAGGAAAAACAGCTCATGCTGCTGCTTCTCCTCATGAAGGAATAAATGCACTAGATGGTGTTTTAAATTTATTTAATTCAATTAATGCTCTAAGACAACAAATTTTATCTTCTGCAAGAATACATGGAATTATTTCAAATGGTGGGGAAGCCGCTAATATAATTCCTGATTTAGCTATTGCTAATTTTTATGTAAGAGCAGAAACACTTGAATACTTAAAAGAATTAGTTAAAAAAGTTAAAAATTGTGCTAAAGGTGCAGCTCTTGCAAGTGATACTGAACTTGAAATAACAAATTATGAAACAAGTTTTGCTAATCTTGTTACAAATAAAAAACTGATGAAACTATATGAAAAAAATTTAAGAACTTTGGGAGTTACAGATATAAGAGACAAGGAAGGTTTGGGTTCAACAGATATGGGAGATGTAAGCCACTGTTGTCCTACTATTCATCCATATTTTCCTTTAACTACTAGACACTTAGTAGGGCACACTATTGAATTTGCTACTGCAACTATTCAAGAAGAAGCATATAAAGGAATGAAAGAAGCTTGTTTGGCAATGGCTCTATCTTGTCTTGATATATTTGAAAAACCAGAAATCTTAAAAGAAATTAAGGAAGAATTTTACCAAACATTTAAAAAATGAAAAGGAGGATACTATGAAAAAAATAATTACTATATTAATGT is a genomic window of Fusobacterium nucleatum containing:
- a CDS encoding M20 family metallopeptidase codes for the protein MKSRKEILSGLFDKYRNELTNLNEYLYNNPELGLQEYKACAAHTDILKKYGFKVEKGFANFETAYKASYKKQNGPRIAILAEYDALPKIGHGCGHNAYGVTSIAGGILIKELIQKLDLQGEILVIGTPAEETNGAKVDMAKLGIFNDIDVAMSVHPSGEAHIRSGKSHAMEALQFTFKGKTAHAAASPHEGINALDGVLNLFNSINALRQQILSSARIHGIISNGGEAANIIPDLAIANFYVRAETLEYLKELVKKVKNCAKGAALASDTELEITNYETSFANLVTNKKLMKLYEKNLRTLGVTDIRDKEGLGSTDMGDVSHCCPTIHPYFPLTTRHLVGHTIEFATATIQEEAYKGMKEACLAMALSCLDIFEKPEILKEIKEEFYQTFKK
- the cas7i gene encoding type I-B CRISPR-associated protein Cas7/Cst2/DevR: MKKNALTITVVANMTSNYSEGLGNISSVQKIYRDRNVYAIRSRESLKNAIMVQSGMYEDLETEANGATQKKVDENLNATNCRALEGGYMNTKENTYVRNSSFYLTDAISTESFINETRFHNNLYLATNYANTHTDKNGKTLNVQKDAGEVGLMPYQYEYEKSLKVYSLTIDLEKIGKDPNFPNKEANNNEKFERVKSLLEAVENLSLVVKGNLDNAEPVFAIGGLSLRKTHYFENVVRVEQGALILGEALKEKKEDGFSCALLKGDIFTNEVEIIKELQPISMREFFKSLIEDVKNYYGA
- the cas8a1 gene encoding type I CRISPR-associated protein Cas8a1/Csx8 — its product is MKYDIDKNEYSFDTAISASDWKYSAAITGLIYYFKELEKKYEIKKITIDEITDSYLLYNKEDINEENYLDFIEKFYSKYSEDTLAHKKLENQLKHTKEFTSEIIKSIKENMSANTVLKKVFSKTKFDGTNKDEVLKLLDENRHSIIKETFRNKKDLYDNYCQTSRLLEKGDNSPCRLKGYYFDPNRKSKATGYNFVSSSVDYFDDEIFDFIPFAFTGSSFETIFLNDNLDLEILENMNYKLREYFSEEKENETERLKSLKQEKAIKEKKNEETEGNQNSVPLKKLFLNILQKKVDYIKYGMEIIYKNRDKEYFETWYLRNESIKVLKEIEDFSKLDIRIKITDKYYFNLLDEVFSAVLNLSLLTNSILYLLKDRESFIKIDTTRENLSKLFKYNYAINELIKVNQIIRNGGKEMDENLKKSIKACSIAVVKKFIKENSLNKLASYRQKLLSSVVAKNHKRILDVLTQLSVYSGVYFSFAFDYIENQTQNEDIIHYFILELDQSRLESKKNKENEDKE
- the cas6 gene encoding CRISPR-associated endoribonuclease Cas6: MRFILNFELDTVIIPVEIKRTIISFFKKSLTEAHNSKYYPEFFTGTQIKDYSFSVIFPLDKYFGEEIYLKRPEMKVLVSCSEKNNIGFLLVNVFLSQRNKKFPLPKDTHMILKDVRIIEEKIIKEEEAVFQTTIGGGVVVREHNKEENKDIYYSVGNERFEEVLNWLMKERFKRLRYPEDIFKDFSCELLEGRKIVVKHFDLKFPVTTGRFKVKAPKILLEEIYRTGMGSRLSQGFGLLEYLGGEIKDEV
- a CDS encoding NAD-dependent protein deacylase codes for the protein MDSKRDEKILELVKILKNTKYLVFFGGAGTSTDSGVKDFRGKDGLYKTLYKDKYRPEEVLSSDFFYSHRDIFMKYVEKELNIKGLKPNKGHMALVELEKIGILKAVITQNIDDLHQVSGNKNVLELHGSLKRWYCLSCGKTADRNFSCECGGVVRPDVTLYGENLNQSVVNEAIYQLEQADTLIVAGTSLTVYPAAYYLRYFRGKNLIIINDMDTQYDGEASLVIKDNFSYVMDRVVKELKKIQFGKTLKNI
- a CDS encoding Abi family protein, whose amino-acid sequence is MSYSEIHLSYEAQLNRFISRGMLVKNRTKALERLKHISYYKIKQFSTFFMDNSGNYKQNTSFEAVIQNFYFDKNLRMEFLKCSEKIELSIKNKIAYLLGVKYGAFGYLNFSSWCDRTRPKQEIQNEESKFKKKIQNKMKLFSDNSIIKDFVINNPTETYLSIWRLSEVLTFGEALYLFEMMSQKNKVSIARTYNLKVDEFTSYVNNIKLVRNLCAHNMSIIHLKLRTIPKMNTDFSNILNRYDRIFSSILIIIYFIKNINPNYQFKTLYHTVCQLIKRNKVAKIYGIKNYKLLKKYIKS
- the cas5 gene encoding CRISPR-associated protein Cas5, yielding MEALRIILKQSSANYRKAGTVDNKMTYPLPIPSTIIGALHNICEYTEYHSMDISIQGKFTSLSKRVYTDYCFLNSALDDRGNLVKVVDPDTFSGAFVKVASAKKSQGNSFKDRITIQVHNEELLQEYCSLKEKSKEIEELKNSEYKKKLEEFKALKKEIADKKKKEDKKLETFKQLSEEEKKVKLEEEKYKEDFKKFEYESYTKPYSYFQNLVTSLKNYEILNDIFLILHIKANKQTLKDIEENIYNLQSLGRSEDFVEVVECKMVELQEFSRNIRVSKFSMYLKNEDVSDKKIIPLAVDQDHQAGGTKYYLDKNYKLEKNRRIFKKVPVIYSNFIGAKNSSENVKLDYLEILSQDKKQEILVNFL